A genomic stretch from Ictalurus punctatus breed USDA103 chromosome 2, Coco_2.0, whole genome shotgun sequence includes:
- the LOC128635436 gene encoding uncharacterized protein LOC128635436, with protein MRIQVIFGILLIFTQAAMGLLFQDPVVCRFSESSQCYVALGQRLHLQMPLEDGFELKITDKTSTTRLILRYRKTQSNPPKPNHPRWQFVKDNKTMILTSAERSDSGTYTLDTFDANGNNKGSYTLQLTTEGLLFQDPVVCRFNESRQCYVALGERLHLQMPLEDGFELKITDKTSTDRFILKYRKTQSNPPKPSHPRWQFVKDYKTMILTSAERNDSGTYTLDTFDANGNNKGIYSLQLNIEAMVSSVKVWYSCLCAEVRKAHCSADGDNLRFIWTADLSTLTQLGTAHSTFLLDKNHQGNITCNIENHVSHDRKTIELHPCSDPEAV; from the exons ATGAGAATACAGGTCATCTTTGGAATCCTgctgattttcacacaagctgCCATGG GTTTGCTGTTTCAGGATCCTGTTGTCTGTAGATTTAGTGAGAGTAGTCAGTGTTATGTAGCTCTGGGACAACGACTGCACCTGCAAATGCCCCTGGAGGATGGGTTTGAACTAAAGATCACAGACAAGACATCTACCACTCGTTTAATTTTAAGATATAGAAAAACCCAAAGTAACCCACCAAAACCAAATCACCCAAGATGGCAGTTTGTTAAAGATAATAAAACCATGATACTAACCAGTGCAGAGAGGAGCGACTCTGGAACATACACTTTAGACACCTTTGATGCAAACGGGAATAATAAAGGCAGTTATACTCTGCAGCTGACCACTGAAG GTTTGCTGTTTCAGGATCCTGTTGTCTGTAGATTTAATGAGAGTAGACAGTGTTATGTAGCTCTGGGAGAACGACTGCACCTGCAAATGCCCTTGGAGGATGGGTTTGAACTAAAGATCACAGACAAGACATCTACCGAtcgtttcattttaaaatatagaaaaaccCAAAGTAACCCACCAAAACCAAGTCACCCAAGATGGCAGTTTGTTAAAGATTATAAAACTATGATACTAACCAGTGCAGAGAGGAACGACTCTGGAACATACACTTTGGACACCTTTGATGCAAACGGGAATAATAAAGGCATTTATAGTCTCCAGCTGAACATTGAAG CCATGGTGTCCTCAGTGAAGGTGTGGTACAGTTGTTTGTGTGCTGAGGTCAGGAAAGCACACTGTTCTGCTGATGGAGACAACCTCCGCTTCATCTGGACTGCTGATTTAAGCACTCTTACACAGCTGGGAACCGCGCACAGCACTTTCCTGTTGGATAAAAACCATCAAGGAAACATTACCTGCAATATAGAAAATCACGTCAGCCATGACCGCAAGACCATTGAACTCCACCCATGTTCCG ATCCGGAAGCTGTGTAA
- the LOC108277545 gene encoding carcinoembryonic antigen-related cell adhesion molecule 5, giving the protein MTREDCFVDEMRMQVIIGILWMFPGVVMGLLFQDPVVCRFTETNQCNVALGQRLHLQMVEEDLFYLILSNNHFILKYKKNQLNLPKPNPPRWQFVNDNKTMILSSAERNDSGKYTLVINKADGNITTFYTLQLNIEAEVSSVKVSYSCLSPGIRKVYCSADGDNLHFNWTSDLNPVTQLEDGNSTFLLEQNHGKVTCHVENHVSSAQNSTKLYPCIGFMVFVTVWLFEVIILLLLLVGTFYIYTRMYRKQSVNVD; this is encoded by the exons atgacgaGAGAGGACTGTTTTGTGGATGAAATGAGAATGCAGGTCATCATTGGGATACTGTGGATGTTCCCAGGAGTTGTCATGG gtttGCTGTTCCAGGATCCTGTTGTCTGTAGATTTACAGAGACTAATCAGTGTAACGTAGCTCTTGGACAACGGCTGCATCTGCAAATGGTTGAGGAGGATTTGTTTTATCTAATACTGAGCAACAATcacttcattttaaaatataaaaaaaaccaactTAACCTACCAAAACCAAATCCCCCAAGATGGCAGTTtgttaatgataataaaacTATGATACTAAGCAGTGCAGAGAGGAACGACTCTGGAAAATACACTTTAGTGATCAATAAAGCAGACGGGAATATTACAACATTTTATACTCTTCAACTGAACATTGAAG CTGAGGTGTCCTCAGTGAAAGTGTCATACAGCTGCTTGTCCCCTGGGATCAGGAAAGTGTACTGTTCTGCTGATGGAGACAACCTCCACTTCAACTGGACTTCTGATTTAAACCCAGTCACTCAACTAGAGGATGGGAACAGTACTTTCCTGCTGGAACAAAACCATGGAAAAGTCACGTGCCATGTGGAAAATCACGTCAGTAGCGCACAAAATTCCACCAAACTCTATCCATGTATTG gtttcATGGTGTTTGTGACTGTGTGGCTCTTTGAAGTCATCATCCTGCTGTTACTGTTAGTGGGAACATTTTATATCTACACGAGAATGTATAGGAAACA ATCAGTAAATGTGGATTAG
- the LOC108277599 gene encoding uncharacterized protein LOC108277599 isoform X2, translated as MQDVSWILLMFTGAASGLLFQDHVVCRFNESSQCHVALGQRLHLQIPLEDGIEVKITDKTSTTRFILKYRKTQSNPPKPDDPRWQFVKDDKTMILTSAERSDSGTYTLDTFDANGNNKGIYTLQLNTEAEVSSVKMWYSCLSPGVMKVYCSADGDNLHFNWTSDLNTFPQLENGSSTVVLSKDHHGNVTCHVENHVSRDHNTTELHPCPEPTTSVSRNVTSVDESTEQNFEITLIILSSVCVLLIMISILAFYMYKKKQGRKNKEAPSQDGMEIVYSQVTHLPMGTTERRPRISQGRDEDVEYAMVGTRSNKRKEMKKEDEVQYGELVFNTPAKNKRETPRLQDDCVYSQVHHGR; from the exons ATGCAGGACGTCTCTTGGATCTTGTTGATGTTCACAGGAGCTGCTTCAG GTTTGCTGTTTCAGGATCATGTTGTCTGTAGATTTAATGAGAGTAGTCAGTGTCATGTAGCTCTGGGACAACGACTGCACCTGCAAATTCCCCTGGAGGATGGGATTGAAGTAAAGATCACAGACAAGACATCTACCACtcgtttcattttaaaatatagaaaaaccCAAAGTAACCCACCAAAACCAGATGACCCAAGATGGCAGTTTGTTAAAGATGATAAAACTATGATACTAACCAGTGCAGAGAGGAGCGACTCTGGAACATACACTTTAGACACCTTTGATGCAAACGGGAATAATAAAGGCATTTATACTCTCCAGCTGAACACTGAAG CTGAGGTGTCCTCAGTGAAAATGTGGTACAGCTGCTTGTCCCCTGGAGTCATGAAAGTTTACTGTTCTGCTGATGGAGACAACCTCCACTTCAACTGGACTTCTGATTTAAACACATTCCCTCAACTGGAGAATGGGAGCAGCACTGTCGTACTGAGTAAAGACCATCATGGAAATGTCACTTGCCATGTAGAAAATCATGTCAGCCGTGACCACAATACCACTGAACTCCACCCATGTCCTG AGCCCACAACTTCAGTTTCAAGAAACGTGACCAGTGTGGACGAGTCAACAGAACAAAACTTTG AGATCACTCTGATTATCCTGAGCTCAGTTTGTGTGCTTCTCATCATGATATCCATCTTAGCATTCTACATGTACAAGAAGAAACAAGGCCGAAAGAACAAAGAAG CCCCTTCTCAGGACGGCATGGAGATTGTGTACTCGCAGGTCACCCATTTACCCATGGGCACGACAGAGAGAAGACCCAGGATAT CCCAAGGTCGGGACGAGGATGTGGAGTATGCCATGGTGGGTACTCGATccaacaaaagaaaagaaatgaagaaagaggACGAGGTGCAGTATGGCGAGCTTGTGTTTAACACTCCTGCTAAAAACAAGCGTGAGACACCCAGACTGCAAGACGATTGTGTGTACTCTCAGGTCCATCATGGTCGGTGA
- the LOC108277599 gene encoding uncharacterized protein LOC108277599 isoform X3 — MQDVSWILLMFTGAASGLLFQDHVVCRFNESSQCHVALGQRLHLQIPLEDGIEVKITDKTSTTRFILKYRKTQSNPPKPDDPRWQFVKDDKTMILTSAERSDSGTYTLDTFDANGNNKGIYTLQLNTEAEVSSVKMWYSCLSPGVMKVYCSADGDNLHFNWTSDLNTFPQLENGSSTVVLSKDHHGNVTCHVENHVSRDHNTTELHPCPEITLIILSSVCVLLIMISILAFYMYKKKQGRKNKEAPSQDGMEIVYSQVTHLPMGTTERRPRISQGRDEDVEYAMVGTRSNKRKEMKKEDEVQYGELVFNTPAKNKRETPRLQDDCVYSQVHHGR; from the exons ATGCAGGACGTCTCTTGGATCTTGTTGATGTTCACAGGAGCTGCTTCAG GTTTGCTGTTTCAGGATCATGTTGTCTGTAGATTTAATGAGAGTAGTCAGTGTCATGTAGCTCTGGGACAACGACTGCACCTGCAAATTCCCCTGGAGGATGGGATTGAAGTAAAGATCACAGACAAGACATCTACCACtcgtttcattttaaaatatagaaaaaccCAAAGTAACCCACCAAAACCAGATGACCCAAGATGGCAGTTTGTTAAAGATGATAAAACTATGATACTAACCAGTGCAGAGAGGAGCGACTCTGGAACATACACTTTAGACACCTTTGATGCAAACGGGAATAATAAAGGCATTTATACTCTCCAGCTGAACACTGAAG CTGAGGTGTCCTCAGTGAAAATGTGGTACAGCTGCTTGTCCCCTGGAGTCATGAAAGTTTACTGTTCTGCTGATGGAGACAACCTCCACTTCAACTGGACTTCTGATTTAAACACATTCCCTCAACTGGAGAATGGGAGCAGCACTGTCGTACTGAGTAAAGACCATCATGGAAATGTCACTTGCCATGTAGAAAATCATGTCAGCCGTGACCACAATACCACTGAACTCCACCCATGTCCTG AGATCACTCTGATTATCCTGAGCTCAGTTTGTGTGCTTCTCATCATGATATCCATCTTAGCATTCTACATGTACAAGAAGAAACAAGGCCGAAAGAACAAAGAAG CCCCTTCTCAGGACGGCATGGAGATTGTGTACTCGCAGGTCACCCATTTACCCATGGGCACGACAGAGAGAAGACCCAGGATAT CCCAAGGTCGGGACGAGGATGTGGAGTATGCCATGGTGGGTACTCGATccaacaaaagaaaagaaatgaagaaagaggACGAGGTGCAGTATGGCGAGCTTGTGTTTAACACTCCTGCTAAAAACAAGCGTGAGACACCCAGACTGCAAGACGATTGTGTGTACTCTCAGGTCCATCATGGTCGGTGA
- the LOC108277599 gene encoding uncharacterized protein LOC108277599 isoform X1, whose amino-acid sequence MQDVSWILLMFTGAASGLLFQDHVVCRFNESSQCHVALGQRLHLQIPLEDGIEVKITDKTSTTRFILKYRKTQSNPPKPDDPRWQFVKDDKTMILTSAERSDSGTYTLDTFDANGNNKGIYTLQLNTEAEVSSVKMWYSCLSPGVMKVYCSADGDNLHFNWTSDLNTFPQLENGSSTVVLSKDHHGNVTCHVENHVSRDHNTTELHPCPEPTTSVSRNVTSVDESTEQNFGTNTTVSNKETNSYNQTLSTSSPSSNTNSGFLKITLIILSSVCVLLIMISILAFYMYKKKQGRKNKEAPSQDGMEIVYSQVTHLPMGTTERRPRISQGRDEDVEYAMVGTRSNKRKEMKKEDEVQYGELVFNTPAKNKRETPRLQDDCVYSQVHHGR is encoded by the exons ATGCAGGACGTCTCTTGGATCTTGTTGATGTTCACAGGAGCTGCTTCAG GTTTGCTGTTTCAGGATCATGTTGTCTGTAGATTTAATGAGAGTAGTCAGTGTCATGTAGCTCTGGGACAACGACTGCACCTGCAAATTCCCCTGGAGGATGGGATTGAAGTAAAGATCACAGACAAGACATCTACCACtcgtttcattttaaaatatagaaaaaccCAAAGTAACCCACCAAAACCAGATGACCCAAGATGGCAGTTTGTTAAAGATGATAAAACTATGATACTAACCAGTGCAGAGAGGAGCGACTCTGGAACATACACTTTAGACACCTTTGATGCAAACGGGAATAATAAAGGCATTTATACTCTCCAGCTGAACACTGAAG CTGAGGTGTCCTCAGTGAAAATGTGGTACAGCTGCTTGTCCCCTGGAGTCATGAAAGTTTACTGTTCTGCTGATGGAGACAACCTCCACTTCAACTGGACTTCTGATTTAAACACATTCCCTCAACTGGAGAATGGGAGCAGCACTGTCGTACTGAGTAAAGACCATCATGGAAATGTCACTTGCCATGTAGAAAATCATGTCAGCCGTGACCACAATACCACTGAACTCCACCCATGTCCTG AGCCCACAACTTCAGTTTCAAGAAACGTGACCAGTGTGGACGAGTCAACAGAACAAAACTTTGGTACGAATACCACAGTAAGCAACAAAGAGACTAACAGCTACAATCAGACTCTTTCTACGAGCTCCCCGAGCTCCAATACTAACTCAGGGTTTCTAA AGATCACTCTGATTATCCTGAGCTCAGTTTGTGTGCTTCTCATCATGATATCCATCTTAGCATTCTACATGTACAAGAAGAAACAAGGCCGAAAGAACAAAGAAG CCCCTTCTCAGGACGGCATGGAGATTGTGTACTCGCAGGTCACCCATTTACCCATGGGCACGACAGAGAGAAGACCCAGGATAT CCCAAGGTCGGGACGAGGATGTGGAGTATGCCATGGTGGGTACTCGATccaacaaaagaaaagaaatgaagaaagaggACGAGGTGCAGTATGGCGAGCTTGTGTTTAACACTCCTGCTAAAAACAAGCGTGAGACACCCAGACTGCAAGACGATTGTGTGTACTCTCAGGTCCATCATGGTCGGTGA